In the genome of Candidatus Zixiibacteriota bacterium, the window AGGGATTGAATCGTGGGAATAAATACAGAGGCTCGGATACTACGTGCGGCTCGGCTCGAGCCGTTTAGGCTTATCAAACGACTCGCGGATACGCAGGAAAAAGTCGATTGACTCATCATGATAAAAATCCGCGGGCGTCCAAGGCATTCTTGCAAATCCATTCTTTGACCAGACCAACACAAGCTCGGCAAATACGCCGTTTGTCAGATAGATACGGTGGTTGTATTCACGATGGGAAACCATTACAACATTGTCTGGGGTGACTATGCCCGGATCGAGATTGACGGTGCGAAAGGTGTAGTCATCGACCGCATCGCCAAATTGCGATTCAATTTTATGGCATATTGATTTTATCTCGGGCAGGCGGTCTCTATCTAT includes:
- a CDS encoding DUF4416 family protein: MARIQKPPAGRLIVAVIHAHIDACADALNVLEKQFGRIQAETTDLPCTNIDQYAEEMGDSLVRRFFAFERPIDRDRLPEIKSICHKIESQFGDAVDDYTFRTVNLDPGIVTPDNVVMVSHREYNHRIYLTNGVFAELVLVWSKNGFARMPWTPADFYHDESIDFFLRIRESFDKPKRLEPSRT